One window from the genome of Streptomyces sp. NBC_00287 encodes:
- a CDS encoding M6 family metalloprotease domain-containing protein yields the protein MQPSSRRICPRRIAALASVTALTFAVNTAAGSGQLSAGGTTAKAGPIAPARSSVLGPCMISGDPSVQMSEGVPTPGGYSRSTGTVRALTLMIDFSDARGQGRARDRFREFFPQTQNWFRTSSYGRLDYRAETPIPGWLRMPKSFEEYGIERGAPFDPGYRDLVQDLVAAADPKVDFRRYDFLNVLVTPNAGPSALDTVLSVTFAGNTEAPVADGVPVANASFVYSRQDDGSGTYDRTGYRVLPHENGHVFGLPDLYTQEGGGAVGHWDIMSEDWGANNDLLGWHKWKLGWLDMAQISCATAPGTTEYRLTPLARTGGPKLVFVPLDGRTGYAVELRTREGNDETVCRPGVLIYKVDADVDTGQGPVRVYDSARDSGGCTRSPNVHAELSDAPFMPGEDFKDPRRGIRIAVAAELSGDHVVRVTRG from the coding sequence ATGCAGCCGTCCAGCCGTCGGATATGCCCCCGCCGCATCGCCGCCCTCGCCTCCGTGACCGCGCTGACCTTCGCGGTCAACACCGCGGCCGGCTCGGGACAGCTCTCGGCGGGCGGTACGACGGCGAAGGCGGGCCCGATCGCCCCGGCCCGCAGCTCCGTGCTCGGCCCCTGCATGATCAGCGGCGATCCGTCGGTGCAGATGTCGGAGGGCGTACCGACACCGGGCGGCTACTCCCGCTCGACCGGCACGGTCAGGGCCCTCACCTTGATGATCGACTTCTCCGACGCCCGCGGCCAGGGCCGCGCCCGGGACCGCTTCCGCGAGTTCTTCCCGCAGACCCAGAACTGGTTCCGCACCAGCTCCTACGGCCGCCTCGACTACCGCGCCGAGACCCCGATCCCCGGCTGGCTGCGGATGCCGAAGTCGTTCGAGGAGTACGGCATAGAACGCGGCGCCCCCTTCGACCCCGGCTACCGGGATCTGGTCCAGGACCTGGTGGCCGCGGCCGACCCGAAGGTGGACTTCCGCCGCTACGACTTCCTGAACGTCCTGGTGACGCCGAACGCCGGGCCCTCGGCCCTGGACACGGTCCTCTCGGTCACCTTCGCCGGAAATACGGAGGCCCCGGTCGCCGACGGCGTCCCCGTCGCCAACGCCTCCTTCGTCTACTCCCGCCAGGACGACGGCTCCGGCACCTACGACCGCACCGGCTACCGCGTCCTCCCCCACGAGAACGGCCATGTCTTCGGCCTGCCCGACCTCTACACCCAGGAGGGTGGGGGCGCGGTCGGCCACTGGGACATCATGAGCGAGGACTGGGGCGCCAACAACGACCTGCTCGGCTGGCACAAATGGAAGCTGGGCTGGCTGGACATGGCCCAGATCAGCTGCGCGACGGCCCCCGGAACGACGGAGTACCGGCTGACCCCGCTGGCCCGCACCGGCGGCCCGAAACTGGTCTTCGTCCCGCTGGACGGCCGCACCGGATACGCCGTGGAACTGCGCACCCGCGAGGGCAACGACGAAACGGTGTGCCGGCCGGGGGTGCTGATCTACAAGGTCGACGCGGACGTGGACACCGGGCAGGGGCCGGTACGGGTGTACGACAGCGCGCGGGACAGCGGGGGCTGCACCCGGAGCCCGAACGTCCACGCGGAACTGTCGGACGCGCCGTTCATGCCCGGCGAGGACTTCAAGGATCCCCGGCGGGGAATCCGGATCGCGGTGGCGGCGGAGCTGTCCGGTGATCACGTGGTGCGGGTGACGCGGGGCTGA
- a CDS encoding IclR family transcriptional regulator domain-containing protein yields the protein MPAQITTAVPPAEAVAPLIRGVAVLRELTEAGGTMSPSGLERATGLARSTVDRITSTLARMGYVRLDGRDAVLTPRLMELGNAYLAALGLPSLLRGHADALADELDESVSLAVPDGDGIRFIHQATRRRAMSLSFRIGDLLPAERTAPGPLFALEWTQEEWRSWRDRRARDPQDGAFSAVPPRERPDGDEEFTERVARAREDGWALDDQLIEPGLVALSVPVREPGTHRIACVASVVSHTSRHTATDLREALLPRLRRAVATMERELRRAPAVEPAAPPSALAAWTGGSKQELGRDFVESLARGLTVLTAFGEGRARLTLTEVAQATGLARATARRALITYEYLGLVTRPDERTYALTSRVLSLGFPPLSRTTLPRLATPHLADLTARIQESTSLAVLTPDGSEIHRTAGIAAHRVMSVHVQAGTRLPARETAQGRVLLEDLGHVLVDDEQERGLRALAVPVHDRAGRAVAAAGVAMHAARHTPEDCEQRILPALRATADAIATDLRAASRFTHVPLS from the coding sequence ATGCCCGCACAGATCACGACCGCCGTCCCTCCTGCCGAGGCGGTCGCGCCCTTGATCCGGGGGGTCGCCGTACTGCGGGAGCTGACGGAGGCGGGCGGGACGATGAGCCCGAGCGGTCTGGAGCGCGCCACGGGCCTCGCCCGCTCGACGGTCGACCGCATCACCTCCACCCTCGCCCGCATGGGGTACGTCCGTCTCGACGGCCGGGACGCGGTCCTGACCCCCCGTCTGATGGAACTGGGCAACGCCTATCTGGCGGCCCTGGGGCTGCCCTCGCTGTTGCGCGGGCACGCGGACGCGCTGGCCGACGAACTGGACGAGTCGGTCTCCCTGGCGGTGCCCGACGGCGACGGCATCCGCTTCATCCACCAGGCCACCCGCCGCCGGGCGATGTCCCTCAGCTTCCGCATCGGCGACCTGCTCCCGGCCGAACGCACCGCGCCGGGACCGCTGTTCGCCCTGGAGTGGACGCAGGAGGAGTGGCGTTCGTGGCGCGACCGCAGGGCGCGGGATCCGCAGGACGGGGCCTTCTCGGCCGTACCGCCGAGGGAACGGCCGGACGGGGACGAGGAGTTCACGGAGCGGGTGGCGCGGGCGCGGGAGGACGGCTGGGCGCTGGACGACCAGTTGATCGAGCCGGGGCTGGTGGCGCTGTCGGTGCCCGTACGGGAGCCCGGCACGCACCGGATCGCCTGTGTGGCCAGCGTGGTGAGCCACACGAGCCGCCACACGGCGACGGACTTGCGTGAGGCGCTGCTGCCGAGGCTGCGGCGGGCGGTGGCGACGATGGAGCGGGAGCTGAGAAGGGCACCCGCCGTGGAACCGGCCGCGCCGCCCTCCGCCCTGGCGGCCTGGACGGGCGGGTCGAAGCAGGAACTGGGCCGGGACTTCGTGGAGTCGCTGGCCCGGGGTCTTACGGTGCTGACGGCGTTCGGCGAGGGCAGGGCCCGCCTGACGCTGACGGAGGTGGCCCAGGCGACGGGACTGGCACGGGCGACGGCACGGCGAGCGCTGATCACGTACGAGTACCTGGGCCTGGTGACCCGCCCGGACGAGCGCACGTACGCCTTGACGTCCCGGGTCCTGTCCCTGGGCTTCCCCCCGCTGTCCCGGACGACACTCCCCCGCCTGGCGACTCCCCACCTGGCGGACCTGACCGCCCGGATCCAGGAGTCGACGTCGCTGGCCGTACTGACCCCGGACGGTTCGGAGATCCACCGCACGGCCGGGATCGCCGCGCACCGCGTCATGAGCGTGCACGTCCAGGCGGGCACCCGCCTGCCCGCGCGGGAGACGGCGCAGGGCCGCGTCCTGCTGGAGGACTTGGGGCACGTCCTCGTCGACGACGAACAGGAACGCGGGCTGCGCGCCCTCGCGGTCCCCGTCCACGACCGTGCGGGCCGGGCGGTTGCCGCGGCGGGCGTGGCGATGCACGCGGCCCGCCACACCCCGGAGGACTGCGAGCAGCGCATCCTCCCGGCCCTGCGGGCCACGGCGGACGCCATCGCGACGGACCTCCGCGCGGCGTCCCGCTTCACCCACGTGCCCCTGTCCTGA
- a CDS encoding MFS transporter encodes MTAIETTGPTPLRRNRDFLLLWSGAAVSFLGTRVAGVSYPLIVLWHTDSPLVMSAVSFAALLPLLLVQLPAGVLVDRWDRRRLMMVCEGARAVALGSVVVTLAAGHFSAVQLATVAFLETSLAILYRLAERGAVRNVVDAGQLAAALSQNEARGRAAVLLGQPGGVLLQSAARWAPFLFSALAGLASLGSLLLIRKEFQQRRKGPQKSLRTELVEGLRWLARQRFLRTALAFVAGSNLLLQILPLALFVLVKEEGRAQSAVAVIVAAGGIGGIVGALSGNWWQRRISLRTVLVGGLFGWAALITAMALAREPVVLGVLFAGTGYITGVFNVAAAVYQVRTTPDALQGRVAGTSHLIATGANVLGVLLGGLALSSFGTGLVFLLIGGAVAALATAATTTPALRDEHAATTEKSTETRETDHGHERTR; translated from the coding sequence ATGACCGCGATCGAAACGACCGGTCCGACGCCTCTGCGGCGGAACCGGGACTTCCTGCTGCTGTGGTCCGGTGCCGCCGTGTCCTTTCTGGGCACCAGGGTCGCGGGGGTCTCGTATCCGCTGATCGTGCTCTGGCACACCGATTCGCCGCTGGTGATGTCGGCGGTGTCGTTCGCGGCGCTGCTGCCGCTGCTGCTGGTGCAGTTGCCCGCCGGTGTCCTCGTCGACCGCTGGGACCGGCGACGGCTGATGATGGTCTGCGAGGGCGCACGGGCCGTGGCGCTCGGCAGCGTCGTCGTCACCCTCGCCGCCGGGCACTTCTCCGCGGTCCAGCTGGCCACCGTAGCGTTCCTGGAGACCAGCCTCGCCATCCTGTACCGGCTCGCCGAGCGCGGAGCCGTACGCAATGTCGTCGACGCGGGCCAACTGGCGGCGGCCCTCTCGCAGAACGAGGCGCGCGGGCGCGCGGCCGTGCTGCTCGGCCAGCCCGGCGGCGTCCTGCTGCAGAGCGCGGCGCGCTGGGCGCCCTTTCTCTTCTCGGCGCTGGCCGGGCTCGCCTCGCTCGGCAGCCTGCTGCTGATCCGCAAGGAGTTCCAGCAGCGCCGCAAGGGGCCGCAGAAGTCGCTGCGCACCGAACTCGTGGAGGGACTGCGCTGGTTGGCGCGGCAGCGGTTCCTGCGCACGGCGCTCGCCTTCGTCGCCGGCAGCAATCTGCTCCTGCAGATCCTGCCGCTCGCGCTCTTCGTGCTCGTCAAGGAGGAGGGGCGAGCGCAGAGTGCGGTCGCCGTCATCGTGGCCGCGGGCGGAATCGGCGGCATCGTCGGGGCGCTGAGCGGCAATTGGTGGCAGCGCAGGATCAGCCTCCGTACGGTCCTGGTCGGCGGGCTGTTCGGCTGGGCGGCCCTGATCACCGCCATGGCCCTCGCCCGGGAGCCGGTCGTACTCGGCGTGCTGTTCGCCGGGACGGGATACATCACCGGCGTCTTCAATGTCGCCGCCGCCGTCTACCAGGTCCGCACCACCCCGGACGCCCTCCAGGGCCGGGTCGCGGGCACCTCGCATCTCATCGCCACCGGAGCCAATGTGCTCGGCGTCCTGCTCGGGGGTCTTGCCCTCTCCTCCTTCGGCACGGGCCTCGTCTTCCTGCTGATCGGCGGCGCCGTGGCGGCACTGGCCACGGCGGCGACGACCACCCCGGCGCTGCGGGACGAACACGCCGCCACGACCGAGAAGTCCACCGAGACAAGGGAGACCGATCATGGGCACGAGCGCACACGGTGA